The proteins below are encoded in one region of Sminthopsis crassicaudata isolate SCR6 chromosome 1, ASM4859323v1, whole genome shotgun sequence:
- the OLFM2 gene encoding LOW QUALITY PROTEIN: noelin-2 (The sequence of the model RefSeq protein was modified relative to this genomic sequence to represent the inferred CDS: deleted 1 base in 1 codon), with amino-acid sequence MSVPLLKIGAVLSTMAMVTNWMSQTLPSLVGLNGTVSRAGTSERITLFQSPEDGWQLYTSAQAPDGKCVCTAVIPVQNSCSRDGRSSELRQLMEKVQNVSQSMEVLELRTFRDLQYVRNTESLMRSLDSRLRAADGARSLSAKSFQELKDRMTELLPLSSVLEQYKADTRTIVRLREEVRNLSASLAAIQEEMGAFDYEELQQRVLVLEARLHACAQKLGCGKLTGVSNPITIRAMGSRFGSWMTDTMAPSADSRVWYMDGYYKGRRVLEFRTLGDFVKGQNFIQHLLPQPWAGTGHVVYNGSLFYNKYQSNVVVKYHFRSRSVLVQRSLPGAGYNNTFPYSWGGFSDMDLMVDESGLWAVYTTNQNAGNIVVSRLDPHTLEVMRSWDTGYPKRSAGEAFMICGVLYVTNSHLAGAKVYFAYFTNTSSYEYTDVPFHNQYSHISMLDYNPRERALYTWNNGHQVLYNVTLFHVISTAGGP; translated from the exons ACGCTGTTCCAAAGTCCCGAGGATGGCTGGCAGCTCTACACTTCAGCCCAGGCTCCGGACGGCAAGTGTGTGTGTACAGCTGTCATCCCTGTGCAGAACAGCTGTTCCCGTGATGGCCGAAGCAGC GAGCTGAGGCAGCTCATGGAGAAG GTCCAAAATGTTTCCCAGTCCATGGAAGTCCTTGAGTTACGGACATTTCGGGACCTACAGTATGTGAGGAATACAGAGTCCCTCATGCGAAGCTTGGACTCGAGGCTCCGGGCAGCTGATGGCGCCCGCAGCTTGTCAGCTAAGAGTTTCCAG GAGCTGAAAGACAGAATGACTGAGCTGCTACCGCTGAGCTCAGTCCTGGAGCAGTACAAGGCAGACACAAGGACAATTGTGCGCTTGCGAGAGGAGGTGAGGAACCTATCAGCAAGCCTAGCCGCCATCCAGGAGGAGATGGGCGCCTTTGACTATGAGGAGCTGCAGCAACGCGTGCTGGTGCTTGAGGCCCGGCTCCACGCCTGTGCACAGAAGCTTG GCTGTGGCAAGCTCACTGGAGTCAGTAACCCCATCACCATCCGTGCTATGGGCTCCCGTTTTGGATCCTGGATGACAGACACCATGGCCCCAAGTGCAGACAGTCGT GTGTGGTACATGGATGGCTACTACAAGGGACGGAGAGTACTTGAATTCCGCACTTTGGGTGACTTTGTAAAGGGGCAGAACTTCATTCAGCATCTGCTGCCTCAACCATGGGCAGGCACAGGCCACGTGGTCTACAATGGCTCCCTCTTCTACAACAAGTACCAGAGCAACGTGGTGGTGAAATACCATTTCCGGTCCCGCTCCGTGCTGGTCCAGCGCAGCCTGCCTGGGGCCGGCTACAACAACACCTTCCCCTACTCTTGGGGCGGCTTCTCGGACATGGACCTCATGGTGGACGAGAGCGGCCTGTGGGCCGTCTACACCACCAACCAGAACGCGGGCAACATCGTGGTGAGCCGGCTGGACCCTCACACTCTCGAAGTCATGCGGTCGTGGGACACGGGCTACCCCAAGCGCAGTGCCGGTGAGGCCTTCATGATCTGTGGCGTTCTCTATGTGACCAACTCGCATCTGGCCGGGGCCAAGGTCTACTTCGCTTACTTCACCAACACATCGAGCTATGAGTACACGGACGTACCCTTCCACAACCAGTATTCCCACATCTCCATGCTGGACTATAACCCTCGTGAACGTGCCCTCTACACCTGGAACAATGGCCACCAAGTGCTCTATAATGTCACTCTCTTCCATGTCATCAGCACAGCTGGAGGCCCCTAG